A portion of the Musa acuminata AAA Group cultivar baxijiao chromosome BXJ1-1, Cavendish_Baxijiao_AAA, whole genome shotgun sequence genome contains these proteins:
- the LOC135676603 gene encoding PH, RCC1 and FYVE domains-containing protein 1-like isoform X2, translating into MTAGGPGGSGSAAARRPHSHGMADLIGTGSADRDIDKILVALKKGTQLLKYGRKGKPKFYLFRLSNDESTLIWFSTSGERTLKLASVSRIISGQRTSVFQRYPRPDKDYLSFSLIYNDGKRSLDLICKDKVEVEVWFSGLKTLISAGQYGRPKIDGWSNGLYNDDGREFASDNISNHSIGPTLDTSEGRLTSCGLQKIQSFEYPVYSERSDVSNMHTKGASSDGIRISTSSVPSTSSHGSAPEDFDASGDVYVWGEVISDISARVSADRNSNPSSTRTDVLLPKSLESNLVLDIHHVACGVRHAALVTRQGEVFTWGEESGGRLGHGVAADTVNPRLVESLSASNVDFVACGEFHTCAVTMSGELYTWGDGSYNAGLLGHGTDVCHWMPKRVSGILEGLQVSYVSCGVWHTALITTTGQLFSFGDGTFGVLGHGNRESLLHPREVESLTGLKTMAVSCGVWHTAAVVEVIVTQSSASSGKLFTWGDGDKHRLGHGDKEPQLEPTCVSSLIDFNFHKLACGHSLTVGLTTSGHVFTMGSTVYGQLGNPHSDGRLPCMVEDKLLGESVVEVASGSYHVAVLTARGEVYTWGRGANGRLGHGDLEDRKTPKMVEALKDRHVKHISCGSSFTAAICQHKWVSGTEQSQCSACRQAFGFTRKKHNCYNCGLVHCHQCSSRKALRAALSPNPGKPYRVCDTCYVKLTNSFDSGGFISKKIMKPRISGESKDRLDRLDTSLSKALPSSNLDLVNNFDSKVSIEWKNSNSSSVTQSPQVPSVLQLKSIAFNASTDVHQAVPRPAVKSTNRSRAVSPFSRKPSPPRSTTPTPTMAGLSFSKSFSDNLKKTNDLLNQELLRFHSEVDNLRQRCERLEFQLEKSEKKAQEATTLAMEESAKSKAAKEVIKSLTAQLKEMAKRLPQGVYDTDPIKLMHLSNGSTDSHAIQQSDSSFGNLSSNGTSDCLDSNAPGFHSSSKDELSEQNHAARGTSGTTKNSTYFWNHAVTCSNYLEDLSNVEHNGNGEMPVTITRSEDLDSPNSDSNQVEAEWIEQFEPGVYITLIALRDGTRELKRVRFRRRFGEQQAEAWWSENAERVHDKYKFRGLNSTL; encoded by the exons ATACTGGTTGCTTTAAAAAAGGGCACACAATTACTTAAATATGGTCGTAAAGGAAAGCCAAAGTTCTATCTATTCAGACTATCCAAT GATGAATCAACATTAATTTGGTTTTCTACTAGTGGTGAGAGAACATTGAAGTTGGCCTCTGTTTCAAGGATTATTTCAGGACAAAGAACT TCTGTTTTTCAGCGATATCCACGCCCAGATAAAGATTATCTGTCTTTTTCACTTATTTATAATGATGGCAAAAGGTCTCTTGATCTA ATTTGCAAGGATAAGGTTGAAGTGGAAGTTTGGTTTTCTGGATTAAAGACATTAATTTCTGCAGGACAATATGGACGACCAAAAATAGATGGATGGAGTAATGGCCTCTATAATGAT GATGGCAGAGAATTTGCATCAGATAATATAAGCAATCATTCTATTGGTCCCACCTTAGATACTTCTGAGGGCAGACTAACTTCGTGTGGTTTGCAGAAAATCCAATCGTTTGAATATCCAGtatattctgaaagatcagatgtGTCAAATATGCACACAAAAGGAGCTTCTTCAGATGGAATTAGAATTAGCACTTCTAGTGTTCCTAGTACATCCAGTCATGGTTCTGCACCGGAGGACTTCGATGCTTCCGGCGATGTCTATGTTTGGGGTGAAGTCATCTCTGATATTTCTGCCAGAGTTAGTGCTGATAGAAATAGTAATCCTTCTAGTACAAGGACAGATGTCCTCCTACCAAAATCCCTGGAGTCCAATTTAGTGTTGGACATTCATCATGTGGCCTGTGGAGTGAGGCATGCTGCCCTTGTTACCAGACAGGGAGAAGTATTCACTTGGGGTGAAGAATCTGGCGGACGCCTTGGTCATGGAGTTGCTGCTGATACTGTTAACCCTCGCCTTGTGGAATCATTATCAGCTTCTAATGTTGATTTTGTCGCTTGTGGGGAGTTCCATACCTGCGCTGTTACCATGTCTGGTGAACTCTATACTTGGGGAGATGGCTCCTATAATGCTGGTCTTCTTGGTCATGGTACGGATGTGTGTCACTGGATGCCCAAAAGAGTGTCAGGAATACTGGAAGGTCTTCAAGTTTCTTATGTTTCTTGTGGTGTATGGCATACAGCTTTAATTACTACAACAGGGCAGTTATTCTCATTCGGCGATGGAACATTTGGTGTCTTAGGCCATGGAAATCGAGAAAGCCTTTTACACCCCAGGGAAGTAGAATCACTTACGGGATTGAAGACAATGGCTGTCTCATGTGGGGTGTGGCATACTGCAGCTGTGGTAGAAGTTATCGTGACACAATCCAGTGCATCATCTGGAAAATTATTCACTTGGGGTGATGGAGACAAGCATCGCCTTGGCCATGGTGATAAAGAACCCCAGCTTGAGCCTACCTGTGTATCATCATTGATTGATTTCAATTTTCACAAATTGGCTTGTGGTCATAGTCTTACAGTTGGCCTAACCACTTCAGGACATGTTTTTACCATGGGAAGTACAGTATATGGTCAGCTTGGTAATCCCCATTCTGACGGAAGGCTTCCATGCATGGTAGAAGATAAGCTCCTTGGTGAATCTGTTGTAGAGGTTGCTTCTGGTTCATATCATGTTGCAGTCTTGACAGCCAGAGGTGAAGTTTACACATGGGGAAGAGGAGCAAATGGAAGACTGGGCCATGGAGATCTTGAAGATCGTAAAACACCTAAAATGGTTGAAGCTCTGAAGGACAGACATGTCAAACATATCTCCTGTGGCTCAAGCTTCACTGCTGCCATATGTCAGCATAAATGGGTATCAGGTACAGAGCAGTCCCAGTGCTCAGCTTGTAGACAGGCATTCGGATTCACTAGGAAAAAGCACAACTGTTACAATTGTGGGCTTGTACATTGCCATCAGTGCAGTTCAAGAAAGGCTCTGAGAGCAGCATTGTCTCCTAATCCTGGGAAACCATATCGTGTATGTGATACATGCTATGTAAAGTTGACTAATAGTTTTGACTCTGGTGGATTTATTAGCAAGAAAATTATGAAGCCCCGTATATCTGGTGAGAGCAAAGACAGGCTTGATAGACTGGATACAAGCTTATCCAAGGCTTTGCCTTCTAGTAATTTAGATCTGGTCAACAATTTCGATAGTAAAGTATCCATAGAATGGAAGAATTCTAACTCCTCGTCCGTGACTCAATCTCCTCAAGTTCCTTCAGTTTTACAGCTGAAAAGCATTGCTTTTAATGCTAGCACAGATGTGCATCAAGCAGTTCCTAGGCCAGCAGTTAAGTCTACAAATCGTTCTAGAGCTGTTTCACCTTTTTCAAGAAAGCCTAGTCCTCCACGCTCTACAACGCCAACTCCCACAATGGCAGGTCTTTCTTTCTCCAAAAGCTTCTCAGATAATCTGAAGAAAACCAATGATCTTCTGAATCAAGAACTTCTTAGGTTTCATTCTGAG GTGGATAATCTAAGGCAACGCTGTGAGCGTCTAGAATTTCAGCTGGAGAAATCTGAAAAGAAAGCTCAAGAAGCCACAACACTTGCTATGGAGGAATCTGCGAAGTCCAAAGCCGCGAAAGAAGTTATAAAATCACTGACAGCACAG TTGAAAGAAATGGCAAAGAGGCTTCCTCAAGGAGTCTATGACACTGATCCAATAAAATTGATGCATCTGTCAAATGGTTCTACCGATTCACATGCAATTCAGCAATCTGATTCAAGTTTTGGAAACCTTTCAAGCAATGGCACAAGTGATTGTCTGGATAGCAATGCACCAGGTTTCCATTCATCATCTAAAGATGAATTATCAGAGCAAAACCATGCAGCAAGAGGAACTTCTGGAACTACTAAGAATAGCACATACTTTTGGAATCATGCAGTTACATGCTCCAACTATTTGGAAGATCTTTCAAATGTCGAACACAATGGTAATGGAGAAATGCCAGTAACTATCACCAGATCAGAAGATCTTGACAGCCCCAATTCAGACAGCAATCAAGTAGAGGCTGAGTGGATAGAACAGTTTGAACCTGGTGTATACATAACTCTAATTGCCCTTCGTGATGGAACTAGAGAACTAAAGAGAGTCCGTTTCAG GAGAAGATTTGGAGAGCAGCAAGCAGAAGCATGGTGGTCTGAAAATGCTGAGAGAGTACATGACAAATATAAGTTCCGTGGATTGAACAGTACTTTGTGA
- the LOC135676603 gene encoding PH, RCC1 and FYVE domains-containing protein 1-like isoform X1, protein MTAGGPGGSGSAAARRPHSHGMADLIGTGSADRDIDKILVALKKGTQLLKYGRKGKPKFYLFRLSNDESTLIWFSTSGERTLKLASVSRIISGQRTSVFQRYPRPDKDYLSFSLIYNDGKRSLDLICKDKVEVEVWFSGLKTLISAGQYGRPKIDGWSNGLYNDDGREFASDNISNHSIGPTLDTSEGRLTSCGLQKIQSFEYPVYSERSDVSNMHTKGASSDGIRISTSSVPSTSSHGSAPEDFDASGDVYVWGEVISDISARVSADRNSNPSSTRTDVLLPKSLESNLVLDIHHVACGVRHAALVTRQGEVFTWGEESGGRLGHGVAADTVNPRLVESLSASNVDFVACGEFHTCAVTMSGELYTWGDGSYNAGLLGHGTDVCHWMPKRVSGILEGLQVSYVSCGVWHTALITTTGQLFSFGDGTFGVLGHGNRESLLHPREVESLTGLKTMAVSCGVWHTAAVVEVIVTQSSASSGKLFTWGDGDKHRLGHGDKEPQLEPTCVSSLIDFNFHKLACGHSLTVGLTTSGHVFTMGSTVYGQLGNPHSDGRLPCMVEDKLLGESVVEVASGSYHVAVLTARGEVYTWGRGANGRLGHGDLEDRKTPKMVEALKDRHVKHISCGSSFTAAICQHKWVSGTEQSQCSACRQAFGFTRKKHNCYNCGLVHCHQCSSRKALRAALSPNPGKPYRVCDTCYVKLTNSFDSGGFISKKIMKPRISGESKDRLDRLDTSLSKALPSSNLDLVNNFDSKVSIEWKNSNSSSVTQSPQVPSVLQLKSIAFNASTDVHQAVPRPAVKSTNRSRAVSPFSRKPSPPRSTTPTPTMAGLSFSKSFSDNLKKTNDLLNQELLRFHSEVDNLRQRCERLEFQLEKSEKKAQEATTLAMEESAKSKAAKEVIKSLTAQLKEMAKRLPQGVYDTDPIKLMHLSNGSTDSHAIQQSDSSFGNLSSNGTSDCLDSNAPGFHSSSKDELSEQNHAARGTSGTTKNSTYFWNHAVTCSNYLEDLSNVEHNGNGEMPVTITRSEDLDSPNSDSNQVEAEWIEQFEPGVYITLIALRDGTRELKRVRFSRRRFGEQQAEAWWSENAERVHDKYKFRGLNSTL, encoded by the exons ATACTGGTTGCTTTAAAAAAGGGCACACAATTACTTAAATATGGTCGTAAAGGAAAGCCAAAGTTCTATCTATTCAGACTATCCAAT GATGAATCAACATTAATTTGGTTTTCTACTAGTGGTGAGAGAACATTGAAGTTGGCCTCTGTTTCAAGGATTATTTCAGGACAAAGAACT TCTGTTTTTCAGCGATATCCACGCCCAGATAAAGATTATCTGTCTTTTTCACTTATTTATAATGATGGCAAAAGGTCTCTTGATCTA ATTTGCAAGGATAAGGTTGAAGTGGAAGTTTGGTTTTCTGGATTAAAGACATTAATTTCTGCAGGACAATATGGACGACCAAAAATAGATGGATGGAGTAATGGCCTCTATAATGAT GATGGCAGAGAATTTGCATCAGATAATATAAGCAATCATTCTATTGGTCCCACCTTAGATACTTCTGAGGGCAGACTAACTTCGTGTGGTTTGCAGAAAATCCAATCGTTTGAATATCCAGtatattctgaaagatcagatgtGTCAAATATGCACACAAAAGGAGCTTCTTCAGATGGAATTAGAATTAGCACTTCTAGTGTTCCTAGTACATCCAGTCATGGTTCTGCACCGGAGGACTTCGATGCTTCCGGCGATGTCTATGTTTGGGGTGAAGTCATCTCTGATATTTCTGCCAGAGTTAGTGCTGATAGAAATAGTAATCCTTCTAGTACAAGGACAGATGTCCTCCTACCAAAATCCCTGGAGTCCAATTTAGTGTTGGACATTCATCATGTGGCCTGTGGAGTGAGGCATGCTGCCCTTGTTACCAGACAGGGAGAAGTATTCACTTGGGGTGAAGAATCTGGCGGACGCCTTGGTCATGGAGTTGCTGCTGATACTGTTAACCCTCGCCTTGTGGAATCATTATCAGCTTCTAATGTTGATTTTGTCGCTTGTGGGGAGTTCCATACCTGCGCTGTTACCATGTCTGGTGAACTCTATACTTGGGGAGATGGCTCCTATAATGCTGGTCTTCTTGGTCATGGTACGGATGTGTGTCACTGGATGCCCAAAAGAGTGTCAGGAATACTGGAAGGTCTTCAAGTTTCTTATGTTTCTTGTGGTGTATGGCATACAGCTTTAATTACTACAACAGGGCAGTTATTCTCATTCGGCGATGGAACATTTGGTGTCTTAGGCCATGGAAATCGAGAAAGCCTTTTACACCCCAGGGAAGTAGAATCACTTACGGGATTGAAGACAATGGCTGTCTCATGTGGGGTGTGGCATACTGCAGCTGTGGTAGAAGTTATCGTGACACAATCCAGTGCATCATCTGGAAAATTATTCACTTGGGGTGATGGAGACAAGCATCGCCTTGGCCATGGTGATAAAGAACCCCAGCTTGAGCCTACCTGTGTATCATCATTGATTGATTTCAATTTTCACAAATTGGCTTGTGGTCATAGTCTTACAGTTGGCCTAACCACTTCAGGACATGTTTTTACCATGGGAAGTACAGTATATGGTCAGCTTGGTAATCCCCATTCTGACGGAAGGCTTCCATGCATGGTAGAAGATAAGCTCCTTGGTGAATCTGTTGTAGAGGTTGCTTCTGGTTCATATCATGTTGCAGTCTTGACAGCCAGAGGTGAAGTTTACACATGGGGAAGAGGAGCAAATGGAAGACTGGGCCATGGAGATCTTGAAGATCGTAAAACACCTAAAATGGTTGAAGCTCTGAAGGACAGACATGTCAAACATATCTCCTGTGGCTCAAGCTTCACTGCTGCCATATGTCAGCATAAATGGGTATCAGGTACAGAGCAGTCCCAGTGCTCAGCTTGTAGACAGGCATTCGGATTCACTAGGAAAAAGCACAACTGTTACAATTGTGGGCTTGTACATTGCCATCAGTGCAGTTCAAGAAAGGCTCTGAGAGCAGCATTGTCTCCTAATCCTGGGAAACCATATCGTGTATGTGATACATGCTATGTAAAGTTGACTAATAGTTTTGACTCTGGTGGATTTATTAGCAAGAAAATTATGAAGCCCCGTATATCTGGTGAGAGCAAAGACAGGCTTGATAGACTGGATACAAGCTTATCCAAGGCTTTGCCTTCTAGTAATTTAGATCTGGTCAACAATTTCGATAGTAAAGTATCCATAGAATGGAAGAATTCTAACTCCTCGTCCGTGACTCAATCTCCTCAAGTTCCTTCAGTTTTACAGCTGAAAAGCATTGCTTTTAATGCTAGCACAGATGTGCATCAAGCAGTTCCTAGGCCAGCAGTTAAGTCTACAAATCGTTCTAGAGCTGTTTCACCTTTTTCAAGAAAGCCTAGTCCTCCACGCTCTACAACGCCAACTCCCACAATGGCAGGTCTTTCTTTCTCCAAAAGCTTCTCAGATAATCTGAAGAAAACCAATGATCTTCTGAATCAAGAACTTCTTAGGTTTCATTCTGAG GTGGATAATCTAAGGCAACGCTGTGAGCGTCTAGAATTTCAGCTGGAGAAATCTGAAAAGAAAGCTCAAGAAGCCACAACACTTGCTATGGAGGAATCTGCGAAGTCCAAAGCCGCGAAAGAAGTTATAAAATCACTGACAGCACAG TTGAAAGAAATGGCAAAGAGGCTTCCTCAAGGAGTCTATGACACTGATCCAATAAAATTGATGCATCTGTCAAATGGTTCTACCGATTCACATGCAATTCAGCAATCTGATTCAAGTTTTGGAAACCTTTCAAGCAATGGCACAAGTGATTGTCTGGATAGCAATGCACCAGGTTTCCATTCATCATCTAAAGATGAATTATCAGAGCAAAACCATGCAGCAAGAGGAACTTCTGGAACTACTAAGAATAGCACATACTTTTGGAATCATGCAGTTACATGCTCCAACTATTTGGAAGATCTTTCAAATGTCGAACACAATGGTAATGGAGAAATGCCAGTAACTATCACCAGATCAGAAGATCTTGACAGCCCCAATTCAGACAGCAATCAAGTAGAGGCTGAGTGGATAGAACAGTTTGAACCTGGTGTATACATAACTCTAATTGCCCTTCGTGATGGAACTAGAGAACTAAAGAGAGTCCGTTTCAG TAGGAGAAGATTTGGAGAGCAGCAAGCAGAAGCATGGTGGTCTGAAAATGCTGAGAGAGTACATGACAAATATAAGTTCCGTGGATTGAACAGTACTTTGTGA